The following proteins are encoded in a genomic region of Pyrus communis chromosome 11, drPyrComm1.1, whole genome shotgun sequence:
- the LOC137749190 gene encoding mediator of RNA polymerase II transcription subunit 9-like has product MEHSYSGGSGGGGSWNMIPSVLTHSNPSTPSSQDHMYLHHQQQQQRLLLQQQQQQQQQQQQHQQQQHHQSLASHFHLFHLVEKLADTIENGTRDQQSDALVSDLNNHFEKCQQLLNSISGSISTKALTVERQKQKLEESEQLLHQRKDLITKYRRSVEDLLSSEP; this is encoded by the exons ATGGAGCATTCGTATTCCGGCGGCagcggaggaggaggaagctGGAATATGATTCCAAGCGTGCTGACCCACAGTAACCCCTCCACGCCCTCGAGCCAGGATCATATGTACCTCCaccatcagcagcagcagcagcgtcTTCTTCttcagcaacagcagcagcagcagcagcaacaacagcaaCATCAACAGCAGCAGCATCACCAGTCGCTCGCCTCACATTTCCATCTCTTCCAT TTGGTGGAGAAATTAGCGGACACGATCGAGAATGGAACTAGGGATCAGCAGTCTGATGCATTG GTTAGCGATTTGAACAACCACTTTGAGAAGTGCCAGCAGCTGCTCAACTCCATATCCGGATCGATCAGCACCAAGGCTTTG ACGGTTGAGCGACAGAAGCAGAAGTTGGAAGAAAGTGAGCAATTGTTGCATCAGAGGAA GGACCTGATTACAAAGTACAGAAGGTCTGTTGAAGACCTCCTCAGCTCTGAACCTTAG
- the LOC137749287 gene encoding LOB domain-containing protein 22-like — MSSSGHSHNHTHHILTTTTTPSTKGNGNTQACAACKYQRRKCAPDCILAPYFPHDRQRQFLNAHKLFGVSNITKIIKHLDQPDKDEAMRTIIFQSDVRANDPVGGCYRIIHEMQRLIEYNKAELDIVLHQLAICTAQAQVHQQQHQNPIQMPEIGDQNTCDLLINGDPLSLCGNPMGHFHYIQQPHPPHHAVALQQEQPHEQQQLPYVFVQNNANSNNNSDNNNGGPHVHPHHQHLHEDVSMWAMQDSMSSLDIKQCGGGMNGIANGCEDLKPFLDQMGCGDDHERNNGEVVDINGDHQHRFVVTNTELLMSS; from the coding sequence ATGAGTAGTAGTGGCCATAGCCATAACCACACTCATCACATTTTGACGACAACCACAACACCGTCAACAAAAGGCAACGGCAACACGCAGGCTTGCGCTGCGTGCAAATACCAGCGCAGAAAGTGCGCCCCCGACTGCATTCTAGCCCCTTACTTCCCCCACGACCGCCAGCGCCAGTTCCTCAACGCTCACAAGCTCTTTGGCGTCAGCAACATCACGAAAATCATCAAACACCTTGACCAGCCCGATAAGGATGAGGCCATGCGCACCATCATCTTCCAGTCTGACGTTCGCGCCAATGATCCTGTTGGCGGTTGTTACAGAATCATTCACGAGATGCAGCGCTTGATCGAATACAACAAGGCTGAGCTCGACATTGTTCTTCACCAGCTAGCCATATGCACAGCTCAGGCACAAGTtcatcaacaacaacatcaaaacCCGATTCAAATGCCGGAAATCGGAGATCAAAACACGTGCGATCTATTGATTAACGGGGATCCTTTGAGCTTGTGCGGCAACCCAATGGGGCATTTCCATTATATTCAACAACCTCATCCTCCTCACCATGCAGTTGCACTGCAGCAAGAACAACCGCACGAACAACAACAACTGCCTTATGTGTTTGTTCAAAACAACGCTAACAGCAACAATAACAGTGACAATAATAATGGGGGCCCACATGTACATCCACATCATCAACATTTGCATGAAGATGTGAGCATGtgggccatgcaggattctatgtCTTCCTTGGATATCAAGCAATGTGGTGGTGGGATGAATGGGATTGCCAATGGATGTGAGGATTTGAAACCGTTCCTTGATCAGATGGGTTGTGGTGATGATCATGAGAGAAATAATGGGGAGGTTGTCGATATTAACGGTGATCATCAACACAGGTTTGTAGTGACAAACACAGAATTACTTATGTCTTCctaa